One region of Enterobacter ludwigii genomic DNA includes:
- a CDS encoding oligogalacturonate-specific porin KdgM family protein, with amino-acid sequence MQKNPLRFLILFAAGLPLASHALTFDVRGGYKTGSHSYESRYKISESWANGWWASAEMDNKNNKNNGKGTNGSDKSDSAHSFGDSTTDYNEIETNYTWRFADKWNLQPGGIYHWSSKGTQIRPYIRVNYLPGADWSLGLRYRYDYNTYETVNDEGESHRDSVNRLDIFVGYKFNREWSFLYQGTAYKHANEDYTYKNNKTWATENAFTLRYKWNEWFSPYVEYDYLDQQGYYEGEDNVSESRYRIGMTFTL; translated from the coding sequence ATGCAAAAAAATCCATTACGTTTTCTGATTCTCTTCGCTGCCGGGCTGCCGCTGGCGAGCCATGCGCTAACGTTTGATGTCCGGGGCGGCTATAAAACCGGGAGCCACTCCTATGAGTCGCGGTATAAGATCAGTGAGAGCTGGGCTAACGGCTGGTGGGCAAGCGCGGAGATGGATAATAAAAACAATAAAAATAACGGAAAGGGTACAAATGGTTCCGATAAGTCCGACAGTGCTCACTCTTTTGGTGACAGCACAACTGACTATAACGAGATAGAGACTAATTATACCTGGCGGTTTGCCGATAAGTGGAATCTACAACCCGGGGGGATTTACCACTGGAGCAGTAAAGGCACTCAGATTCGTCCCTATATCAGGGTCAACTATCTACCCGGAGCTGACTGGAGTCTCGGTTTGCGTTACCGATACGATTATAATACTTATGAGACTGTTAACGATGAGGGAGAGTCACATCGCGACAGCGTTAATCGTCTCGACATCTTTGTGGGTTATAAATTTAATCGCGAATGGAGTTTCTTATATCAGGGCACAGCATATAAGCATGCCAATGAGGATTACACCTATAAAAATAATAAAACCTGGGCAACTGAGAATGCATTTACACTGCGGTATAAGTGGAACGAATGGTTTAGTCCCTATGTTGAATACGACTATTTAGATCAGCAGGGCTACTACGAAGGTGAGGATAATGTCTCTGAGTCGCGCTATCGCATTGGTATGACGTTTACGCTTTAA
- a CDS encoding GntR family transcriptional regulator: protein MGNKPMYRQIADALREQINAGELKPGDALPTESSLQDAFSVSRVTVRQALKLLTEEHIIESIQGSGSYVKEERVNYDIYQLTGFYEKLADRNVDTHSDVKTFEVIKADEKLAEKLNIRPDDNVWHIKRVRFIKQKPVNLEETWMPLAMFDDLTWAVMENSKYHYIEQIKKMVIDRSEQEVIPVMPSAEVVNALGIDAAKPVLEKISRGYLSDGRVFEYSRNTFKSDDYKFTLVAKRRH, encoded by the coding sequence ATGGGCAACAAACCGATGTACCGACAGATAGCCGATGCGCTTCGCGAGCAAATCAACGCCGGTGAGTTAAAACCTGGTGATGCGTTACCAACGGAATCCAGTCTGCAGGACGCCTTTAGCGTGAGTCGGGTAACGGTGAGACAGGCGCTGAAACTGCTCACCGAAGAGCACATTATCGAGAGCATTCAGGGCAGCGGCTCCTACGTCAAAGAGGAGCGCGTTAATTACGACATTTATCAACTCACCGGATTTTACGAAAAACTGGCGGATCGAAATGTTGATACCCATAGCGACGTAAAAACATTCGAAGTGATCAAAGCGGATGAGAAACTCGCGGAAAAGCTGAACATTCGCCCTGATGACAACGTCTGGCATATCAAACGCGTGCGTTTTATTAAGCAAAAACCTGTGAATCTGGAAGAGACATGGATGCCGCTGGCGATGTTCGACGACCTCACCTGGGCCGTGATGGAAAACTCCAAATATCATTACATCGAACAGATTAAAAAGATGGTTATCGACCGCAGTGAGCAGGAGGTCATTCCCGTGATGCCCTCTGCCGAGGTCGTGAATGCACTGGGGATCGATGCGGCAAAACCTGTCCTCGAAAAAATCTCCCGCGGCTATCTCAGTGATGGACGCGTATTTGAATACAGCCGTAATACCTTCAAAAGTGATGACTACAAATTTACGCTAGTAGCGAAACGTAGACACTAA
- the mngB gene encoding mannosylglycerate hydrolase has translation MKAVSRVHITPHMHWDREWYFTTEESRILLVNNMEEILTRLEQDDEYKYYVLDGQTAVLEDYFAVVPENRPRVKALVERGKLIIGPWYTQTDTTIVSGESIVRNLMYGIRDCMAFGEPMKIGYLPDSFGMSGQLPHIYNGFGITRALFWRGCSERHGTDKTEFLWQSTDGSEVTTQVLPLGYAIGKYLPEDEAGLRKRLDSYFEVLENASVTKEILLPNGHDQMPLQQNIFAVMDKLREIYPQRQFVMSRFEDVFEHIEARRGELATLKGEFIDGKYMRVHRTIGSTRMDIKIAHARIENKIVNILEPLATLAWALGFDYHHGLLEKMWKEILKNHAHDSIGCCCSDKVHREIVSRFELAEDMADNLSRFYMRKIVDNMPQSDTDKLVMFNLMPWPREEVMNTMIRLRASQFRLLDEKGNEIPYFIRSACELDPGLIDRQIVHYGNYEPFMEFDIQLSQILPSMGYRTLFIEPNVAGKVLSPMENTESLLENAFWQIDLNDDGTLRLRDKETGLIYDRVLEIEESSDDGDEYDYSPSREEWRLTSAQGEHEVEVVHEGWRSRAIIHHRLAVPANLAERSARQRKGSLDVAFEVTLTHNSRRIDVDVRLDNQADDHRVRVLIPTPFTTQEVLSDTQFGSITRPVQDPAMENWQEEGWKEAPVPVWNLLNYAVLRERRNGLALFTEGLREFEVVGENKKAFALTLLRGVGLLGKEDLLLRPGRPSGIKLPVPDSQVRGRLTCRFSLFSFSGTPENAGVAQQAKSWLTPVQCYNKIPWDAMKLNCSSFTTPESYSLLALSPTGCVLSALKKAEDRDELILRLFNPSAFSACDTTLSVNPTVKRCCETDMNERITGREEEQGIVGAFRPGESRTFSFLIDR, from the coding sequence ATGAAAGCTGTATCTCGCGTTCATATTACGCCGCATATGCACTGGGACCGTGAGTGGTACTTCACCACCGAGGAGTCGCGTATTCTTCTGGTCAATAATATGGAAGAGATCCTGACCCGCCTCGAACAGGATGACGAATATAAATATTATGTCCTTGATGGACAGACGGCGGTACTGGAGGATTACTTCGCCGTGGTGCCTGAAAACCGGCCACGGGTGAAGGCGCTGGTCGAGCGTGGAAAGCTGATTATCGGTCCGTGGTATACCCAGACCGATACCACGATTGTCAGCGGTGAGTCGATTGTCCGTAACCTGATGTACGGCATTCGCGACTGTATGGCGTTCGGCGAGCCGATGAAAATCGGTTATCTGCCGGACTCGTTTGGTATGTCCGGGCAACTTCCGCATATCTACAACGGGTTTGGCATCACCCGTGCCCTGTTCTGGCGTGGGTGTTCTGAACGTCACGGAACCGATAAAACCGAGTTTTTATGGCAGAGTACAGACGGCAGTGAAGTGACGACACAGGTGCTGCCGTTGGGCTACGCGATTGGTAAGTACTTACCGGAGGACGAAGCCGGGCTGCGAAAACGGCTCGACAGCTATTTTGAGGTGCTGGAAAACGCCTCCGTCACCAAAGAGATTTTGCTGCCTAACGGTCACGACCAGATGCCATTACAGCAGAATATTTTTGCGGTGATGGATAAGCTTCGTGAAATCTATCCGCAGCGTCAATTTGTAATGAGTCGGTTTGAGGACGTCTTTGAACATATTGAGGCACGCCGTGGGGAGTTGGCGACGCTGAAAGGGGAGTTTATTGACGGGAAATACATGCGCGTGCACCGGACAATCGGCTCGACACGCATGGACATCAAAATCGCCCATGCGCGCATTGAGAACAAAATCGTCAACATCCTTGAGCCGCTGGCGACGCTCGCCTGGGCGCTGGGCTTCGACTATCACCACGGTTTACTGGAAAAAATGTGGAAAGAGATCCTCAAAAACCACGCTCACGATAGCATCGGCTGCTGCTGCAGCGACAAGGTGCATCGAGAGATTGTCTCCCGGTTCGAACTGGCCGAAGACATGGCCGATAACCTGTCGCGTTTCTATATGCGCAAGATTGTCGACAACATGCCGCAAAGTGATACCGATAAGCTGGTCATGTTCAACCTGATGCCCTGGCCGCGTGAAGAGGTGATGAACACTATGATACGTCTGCGCGCCAGCCAGTTCCGTCTGCTTGATGAGAAAGGCAATGAGATCCCTTATTTCATCCGCAGCGCGTGCGAGCTCGACCCGGGTCTTATTGACCGGCAGATTGTCCATTATGGCAATTACGAACCGTTTATGGAGTTTGATATTCAGCTTAGCCAGATACTGCCGTCGATGGGCTACCGTACGCTGTTTATCGAACCTAACGTGGCGGGGAAGGTGCTCTCTCCGATGGAAAACACCGAATCCCTGCTTGAAAACGCCTTCTGGCAGATTGACTTAAATGACGACGGTACGCTGCGCCTGCGCGACAAAGAAACCGGGCTTATTTATGACCGCGTACTGGAAATCGAAGAGAGCTCTGATGATGGCGATGAATACGACTACTCGCCTTCTCGGGAAGAGTGGAGACTCACTTCAGCACAGGGCGAGCACGAAGTTGAGGTGGTGCATGAGGGTTGGCGGAGCAGGGCGATAATCCATCATCGGCTCGCCGTTCCGGCAAATCTGGCCGAGCGTTCGGCGCGTCAGCGAAAGGGGTCTCTTGACGTAGCGTTTGAAGTCACTCTCACGCACAACAGCAGGCGCATTGATGTTGACGTGCGTCTGGATAATCAGGCAGATGATCACCGTGTACGGGTGCTCATCCCTACGCCATTTACCACGCAAGAGGTGCTGTCTGATACGCAGTTTGGTTCGATCACCCGCCCGGTACAGGACCCGGCGATGGAAAACTGGCAGGAAGAGGGCTGGAAAGAAGCGCCGGTGCCCGTCTGGAATCTACTGAACTACGCCGTTCTTCGGGAAAGGCGAAACGGACTTGCGCTGTTCACTGAGGGTCTGCGCGAATTTGAGGTAGTGGGTGAGAACAAAAAAGCCTTTGCCTTGACCCTACTGCGCGGCGTGGGATTACTCGGCAAGGAGGATCTGTTGTTGCGGCCAGGCAGGCCGTCGGGTATCAAACTGCCCGTTCCTGACTCTCAGGTGCGCGGCCGGTTAACCTGTCGTTTTAGCCTGTTCAGTTTCAGTGGAACGCCGGAAAACGCGGGTGTCGCGCAGCAGGCCAAATCGTGGTTAACGCCCGTGCAGTGCTACAACAAAATTCCCTGGGATGCGATGAAACTGAATTGTTCGTCGTTTACCACGCCGGAAAGTTACAGTCTGTTAGCTCTTTCGCCCACGGGATGCGTGCTCAGTGCCCTCAAGAAGGCGGAAGATCGGGACGAGCTTATTCTTCGCCTGTTCAACCCCTCGGCGTTCAGCGCATGTGACACGACGTTATCCGTGAACCCGACGGTGAAACGGTGCTGCGAGACGGATATGAATGAACGGATAACGGGCAGGGAAGAGGAGCAGGGCATTGTAGGGGCGTTTAGACCCGGAGAGTCGCGCACTTTTAGCTTCCTTATCGACCGATAG
- the mngA gene encoding PTS 2-O-a-mannosyl-D-glycerate transporter subunit IIABC: MDLTTLTHPSAVCVLARYTSRDEAIRQLTQRLVALGKIADGETFLTDVFHRESLGPTALGEGLAVPHGKSGAVKDAAFAVATLREPLAWEGVDGPENVELIVLLAIPPAEASSTHIQVLTELTSRLADDALRARVMAATTAEALLAALNDAPQDEDVIASEDAPTVVCVTACPAGIAHTYMAAEYLEKAGRKLGVNVVVEKQGANGIEGRLTPEQLQEARACIFATEVAIKESERFQGIPSLSVPVAEPLRHAEALIERALALQPSPVARPVQTETEARKSVKTELKQALLSGISFAVPLIVAGGTVLAVAVLLAQIFGLQHLFDQENSWLWMYRKLGGGMLGILMVPVLAAYTAYSLADKPALAPGFAAGLAANMIGSGFLGAIAGGLIAGYLMRWVKNHIRLNNRYNGFLTYYLYPVLGVLGAGSLMLFVIGEPVAWLNNSLTAWLNGLSGANALLLGTLLGFMCSFDLGGPVNKAAYAFCLGAMTNGVYGPYAIFASVKMVSAFTVTASTMLAPHLFKQFEIETGKSTWLLGLAGITEGAIPMAIEDPVRVIGSFVLGSMATGAIVGAMGIGLSTPGAGIFSLFLLHDAGLGGVAAAAGWFAAALAGTTLSTLVLLFWRRQAVRKGKYITEDVTP; encoded by the coding sequence ATGGACCTGACGACCCTGACCCACCCCAGCGCAGTCTGCGTGCTGGCGCGGTATACCAGCCGTGATGAGGCAATACGCCAGCTCACTCAGCGGCTGGTGGCACTGGGCAAAATTGCGGACGGCGAGACATTTTTGACCGACGTCTTTCATCGGGAATCACTTGGCCCTACCGCGCTGGGAGAAGGCCTGGCGGTACCGCATGGCAAATCTGGCGCAGTGAAAGACGCCGCTTTTGCGGTGGCAACATTACGGGAGCCGCTGGCCTGGGAAGGCGTTGATGGCCCGGAAAACGTCGAGCTGATTGTCCTGCTCGCCATTCCCCCGGCTGAGGCGAGCTCAACGCATATTCAGGTGTTAACCGAGCTGACGTCTCGCCTGGCGGATGATGCCCTCCGGGCGCGGGTGATGGCGGCAACCACGGCAGAAGCGCTGCTTGCCGCGTTAAATGATGCGCCACAGGATGAAGACGTTATCGCGTCAGAAGATGCGCCCACTGTTGTCTGTGTGACGGCGTGTCCGGCCGGGATTGCGCACACCTACATGGCTGCTGAGTACCTTGAAAAAGCCGGGCGCAAACTCGGCGTGAACGTGGTGGTTGAAAAACAGGGGGCGAACGGCATTGAAGGACGCCTTACCCCTGAGCAACTGCAGGAGGCTCGCGCCTGTATTTTTGCGACAGAGGTGGCTATCAAGGAAAGTGAGCGTTTTCAGGGGATTCCCTCGCTATCAGTGCCTGTCGCGGAACCGCTGCGACATGCTGAGGCGTTGATTGAGCGCGCGCTCGCATTACAGCCCTCACCGGTGGCGCGCCCTGTGCAAACAGAAACTGAGGCGAGAAAGAGCGTTAAAACGGAACTCAAGCAGGCGCTTCTCAGCGGGATCTCCTTTGCAGTGCCGCTTATTGTCGCCGGGGGCACTGTGCTGGCCGTCGCAGTGTTACTGGCGCAGATCTTTGGACTGCAGCATCTGTTCGATCAGGAAAATTCGTGGCTGTGGATGTACCGCAAACTCGGCGGCGGCATGCTCGGCATTTTGATGGTGCCTGTGCTGGCAGCCTACACCGCGTACTCGCTTGCGGATAAACCCGCGCTGGCTCCAGGCTTCGCTGCCGGTCTTGCTGCCAACATGATCGGTTCAGGTTTTTTGGGGGCGATTGCAGGTGGTTTGATTGCGGGTTATCTGATGCGTTGGGTGAAGAACCATATTCGTCTCAATAATCGCTACAACGGTTTCTTAACCTATTACCTCTACCCGGTTCTCGGTGTGCTGGGCGCGGGCAGCCTGATGCTGTTTGTGATTGGCGAGCCGGTGGCATGGCTGAACAACTCTCTGACGGCCTGGCTTAACGGTCTATCCGGCGCCAATGCGCTATTGCTCGGTACGCTCCTCGGTTTTATGTGTTCGTTCGATCTGGGCGGGCCTGTCAATAAAGCAGCGTACGCATTCTGTCTGGGGGCAATGACCAACGGTGTATATGGCCCTTACGCCATTTTTGCCTCTGTAAAAATGGTATCGGCCTTTACCGTCACGGCGTCAACGATGCTGGCCCCGCACCTCTTCAAACAGTTTGAAATCGAAACCGGTAAATCAACGTGGCTTCTCGGGCTGGCGGGTATCACAGAAGGGGCGATCCCAATGGCGATTGAAGATCCTGTCCGGGTTATTGGTTCGTTTGTGCTTGGATCGATGGCAACGGGCGCAATAGTGGGTGCGATGGGGATCGGGTTGTCTACGCCAGGGGCGGGTATTTTCTCCCTCTTTTTACTTCATGACGCAGGGCTGGGTGGTGTGGCCGCTGCGGCAGGCTGGTTCGCTGCGGCATTGGCAGGTACCACCCTCTCTACGCTCGTTTTGCTGTTCTGGCGACGTCAGGCCGTCAGAAAGGGCAAATACATAACAGAAGACGTTACGCCTTAA